The genomic stretch ACCCACCGCATGGAGCGACAACCCCTCATCCAGGAGCGCCAGCGCCCGATGCCGCCGATCTTCCAGCAAGTCCGCCGATCCTCGAAGTCGCATCGCGCACCTCGAGGAACATTGTACCATTATTTATGCAGCAGTCTTTAATTGCGTACAGAGTCTCAAGAGAACGGCGAGATTGTCATCTCCGGTGGAGATTACGATCTTGCAAGCGAATCGAGACCGTGTCGATAATCAGTCCCGCCCCCCACAGCACAGCACATCGGTTCGCGCTCCCGAACCATGACCGCGTTGTGACCGTTTCGTGACATAACCGCCCGAAACCTCGAAGCCACCGCCGGCGATCTGGGTTACAGTTCCACCGTCACAGACGGCCCTCATTCTGGAGCACATGCGCCTCGGCAACTGGTTTCGGCCACCGCAGTACCTGCTGGCGTTGTTCTTGACGGTCACGCTCGTGCCCGGCGTGGCCCTCGTCTGGCTCGGGGCGCGACTGCTCCAGCAGGACCGTGATCTCGAGCGACAGCAGATCCAGGAGCGCATCGAACGCGCGGCAGGCGCGATTGCCGCCGGCCTCGCACACGAACTCGACGGGATCCGCGATCGACTGCCAGCACTCCTGGCGTCTCCGCCAATCGAACTCGCCCGCGACGGAGCGGTGGCCGTGGCGTTCGATGCCAAGGGTGTCTCGCGCCGCGCGGGGGCGCCGCTGCTGTACGTCCCTGTCGCCATCGCAGACGCCGGTCCGCCTGCCGACGAATGGCACGCCGGTGAGACCGAAGAGTACCGAAACGCGAACCCGGAGCGCGCAAGCGCCATCTTCAGGAGTCTCGCCAGCTCTCCCGATCCCCGCGTGCGCGCCGGCAGCCTGGTCCGCCTGGCCCGAACGCTTCGCAAGTTGCATCGCGAAGACGAGGCGCTTGTTGTCTATGAACAACTCGGGACACTGGGCGCGGTCCAGGTCGCTGGCGAGGCAGCGGATCTGGTGGCGCGTCAGGAGCGCTGTGCGCTGCTGAGCGAACTGCGGCGATTGCCTGAGCTCGAACGCGAGGCTGCAGCTCTCTTGACTGTGCTCGAGAGCGGCCAATGGCCCCTCGACCGCGCGGAGTTTCTCTTTCAATGGGAGCACGCGCAGCGCTGGCTCGGATCGCGTGTGACGGGTGGTGGAGCCGAGCCGGGCGGCCTCGAACACCGGCGCGAAGGCCTCGCGCTCGCCGCCTCGGTCGAGATGGCGTGGGCGGAGTGGCGAGACTCTGGGCGCACCGTTTCCAGTTGGGCCGGACGCCGAAGCGCATGGCTCGACGGGCAGGCCGTGCTGCTCGTCTGGCGCGGCGGGCCCGACGGCGCGATGGTCCTGGCCGCCTCATCGCGTTACCTGAGTGCGAACTGGCAGAGCATCTGGCAGACCCAGCACGCGCGGGTCTCGCTGGTCGACGACGCGGGCCATCAGGTTCTGAGGGCTGATGCCGCGGCGGCGGGACCGGTGGCCGTGAGGATGGCGCAGGACACGCGCCTGCCGTGGGCCATCCGGGTGGCCAGCGCCGATTCGCGCCTGGAAATGGCCGACATCGCCGGCCGCCGGCAATTGCTGCTGGTCGGTCTCGCGCTCCTCGGCTTTCTCGTCGTGGCGGGCAGCCTCATCGTGGCTCGCGCCGTACACAAGGAACTGGCGGTCGCCAGGCTCCAGGCCGATTTCGTGTCCGCCGTGTCGCACGAGTTCCGCACGCCGCTGACGTCGATGAGTCATCTGACCGATCTGCTCAGGACCGGCCGTACCGTAGACGAGGCACGACGACAGCAGTACTACGAGGTCTTCGCACGCGAGACCGAAAGACTCCAGCACTTCGTTGAGACGCTGCTCGATTTCGGCCGCATCGAGGCCGGCGCCCAACGGTATACCCTGGAGCCGGCCGACCCCGTCGTCGTCGTCTCGCACATCGTCGAGCAATTCCGCGCGACGCCGGAGGCCGTGCGGCACCCGATCGAGATCGACGCCGGTGGCACGCTTCCGTCAGTGCAGATCGATGCCGACGCGTTCGGCCACGCGCTGTCGAACCTGATCGACAACGCCGCCAAGTACTCACCAGATGAGGCGCCGATCCACGTCGTAGTGGAGCGTGAGGGGACGCGAGTGGCAGTGCGCGTCCGCGACCAGGGATCGGGCATCCCCGCAAGTGAACGGCGGCGAATCTTCCAGAAGTTCGTTCGCGGCGCGGCAGCGCGCAAGTCAGGCGTGAAGGGGACCGGCGTCGGGCTTGCGATGGCGCG from Acidobacteriota bacterium encodes the following:
- a CDS encoding HAMP domain-containing sensor histidine kinase; this encodes MRLGNWFRPPQYLLALFLTVTLVPGVALVWLGARLLQQDRDLERQQIQERIERAAGAIAAGLAHELDGIRDRLPALLASPPIELARDGAVAVAFDAKGVSRRAGAPLLYVPVAIADAGPPADEWHAGETEEYRNANPERASAIFRSLASSPDPRVRAGSLVRLARTLRKLHREDEALVVYEQLGTLGAVQVAGEAADLVARQERCALLSELRRLPELEREAAALLTVLESGQWPLDRAEFLFQWEHAQRWLGSRVTGGGAEPGGLEHRREGLALAASVEMAWAEWRDSGRTVSSWAGRRSAWLDGQAVLLVWRGGPDGAMVLAASSRYLSANWQSIWQTQHARVSLVDDAGHQVLRADAAAAGPVAVRMAQDTRLPWAIRVASADSRLEMADIAGRRQLLLVGLALLGFLVVAGSLIVARAVHKELAVARLQADFVSAVSHEFRTPLTSMSHLTDLLRTGRTVDEARRQQYYEVFARETERLQHFVETLLDFGRIEAGAQRYTLEPADPVVVVSHIVEQFRATPEAVRHPIEIDAGGTLPSVQIDADAFGHALSNLIDNAAKYSPDEAPIHVVVEREGTRVAVRVRDQGSGIPASERRRIFQKFVRGAAARKSGVKGTGVGLAMARQIVRAHHGDIRVDSEPDRGSTFTILLPAAGQWGQTPFPKRRSPQ